CCTTGGCGTGCCTGTCGAACGACCGGCTGTCCTTGAGACGACCGCTTTGGGGGCCGCGTATCTCGCAGGTTTGGCCGTTGGCTTTTGGAAAGACAAAGGTGAGATTGAACGCAACGCTGCTGTTTCGCAGACGTTTGAGGCCAAAATGGATGACAGTACGCGTGCGTCGTTATATAATGGCTGGGTAAAGGCAGTGAATGCAACACGTTCTTTTAAATAGTCACTCGTATGGGTTACGCTCTGCGGGATACAAGTTCATAGTGATTGGTTATGAGATGAGGAGAAAACCATGGGCTTTATGCACAGTTGGCATAAAGTCTGTGGTTTTCTTGCTTTATGGGGGTAATGACATGAATCGCGGATTCTCGATGAGGTCGCGGTCGGAAATGGTGGGGGATGTCCGTCGAGATCAACTAGATGTATTGGTCATCGGAGGCGGGATTACGGGTGCCGGTATTCTGCTTGACGCACACGTACGGGGAATGAAGACGGGGCTTATCGAAATGCAGGATTTCGCCTCGGGGACTTCGAACCGTTCGACTAAACTGGTTCACGGTGGCCTTCGCTATCTCAAACAGTTCGAAGTTGGACTGGTCGCAGAGGTGGGGAAGGAACGCGCGATTGTGTATGAGAACGGCCCGCATATTACCACGCCTGTCTGGATGCTGCTCCCCATCATTAAGGGCGGAACTTACGGTATGTTCAGCAGTTCGTTTGGAATTTTCGTCTACGATATTTTAGCCGGGGTGAAGCGAAGCGAGCGGCGGAAAATGCTCGACGCACAACAGACGTTGGCAAAAGAGCCGCTGTTGCGGACAGAAGGGTTGAAAGGCGCCGGGTACTACGTGGAGTACCGGACGGACGACGCCCGGCTGACCTTGGAGATTATCAAAGAGGCGGTTGCGCGCGGTGCAACGGCATTAAATTATACAAAGGCAACCGATTTAATTTATGAAGACGGCAAGGTGGTTGGCGTTCGCGCGCTCGATTTGCTCACGAATGAGGCGTATGAGATTCGCGCTAGAAAGATTGTCAATGCGACTGGGCCTTGGGTGGATGAGTTGCGGGAACTGGACGGATCGAAAACGGGAAAGACACTCCATCATACAAAAGGCGTTCATATTGTGGTGGATGGTGCGCGCTTCCCGCTGCATAACTCCGTGTATTTCGATGTACCGGATGGTCGCATGGTGTTCGCCATTCCGCGAGACGGCAAGACCTATATTGGAACGACCGATACCAACTATCAAGGGGATTTGATTCATCCGCGGATGACCAAAGCTGATCGCGATTATCTCATTGATTGCGTCAATTTCATGTTCCCAACGGTGAAGTTGACTGCAAAGGACGTAGAGTCTAGCTGGACGGGGGTGCGTCCGCTGATTCACGAAGAGGGAAAAGACCCTTCGGAAATTTCCCGTAAAGACGAGGTCTTTCGCTCGGAGAGTGGTTTGTTTACGATTGCCGGAGGAAAGTTGACGGGGTATCGGAAGATGGCTGACAAGGTTGTGACCATGGTTGCAGAAGAGTTGAGCCAGGAGACAGGCCGACAGTTTGCGGCGTGTACCACAGATGGTATCGAGTACTCTGGTGGCAAATTTGGTGGATCGGCCAATTTTCAATCGTTCCTAGAGGAGAAGACAAGAGAAGGCGTAAGTTTAGGGCTAAGCGAGGCGCGGGCGAATCAATTGGCGCATCGGTATGGTACCAATATCGACGTCGTATATGACATCCTGCGGCGCTATGATGACGACGCGGATGCCGCCTCGTTGTCGCCTGAAGTATATGCGACGTTGGTGTACGGCTTGGAGTACGAGGCGGTGGTGACGCCATCGGACTTCTTCGTGCGGCGCACGGGCAGCCTCTATTTCGACATTGACTTTGTGCGGCGATGGAAGGAACCTGTACTTTCCTTCATGTCGGTCTGGTATGGATGGAGCGAAGCAGAAGCGGCGCGTTACCGCGACGAACTGGATGAGCGAATTGAAGAGGCGACCGTAGCTGTGTGAGTGACAGCCGACTGTTCCAACGGGGGGAGTCCTCGTTGGAACAGTCAAGATTGCTTTTGCAAAAGGCTGTCTCTATGTTACGAGGGTCTGACCTGTGGTGTGTCGTCTAAATAGTTGCGTAGCGACTTGGCTAGGCGGACCATCCCGTCGTGAACCACATTTGGCGAATAGAACGAAAAGCTGAGTCGCATTTGTTGGGCGCCGCTTCCTTCCGACACATAAAACGGTGCGCCGCCGACAAAGCTGACGCGTTCCTCGATGGCATATTCCCAAAGCTTCGCGACATCGACGTAAGGCGGCA
Above is a genomic segment from Alicyclobacillus acidoterrestris containing:
- a CDS encoding glycerol-3-phosphate dehydrogenase/oxidase — translated: MNRGFSMRSRSEMVGDVRRDQLDVLVIGGGITGAGILLDAHVRGMKTGLIEMQDFASGTSNRSTKLVHGGLRYLKQFEVGLVAEVGKERAIVYENGPHITTPVWMLLPIIKGGTYGMFSSSFGIFVYDILAGVKRSERRKMLDAQQTLAKEPLLRTEGLKGAGYYVEYRTDDARLTLEIIKEAVARGATALNYTKATDLIYEDGKVVGVRALDLLTNEAYEIRARKIVNATGPWVDELRELDGSKTGKTLHHTKGVHIVVDGARFPLHNSVYFDVPDGRMVFAIPRDGKTYIGTTDTNYQGDLIHPRMTKADRDYLIDCVNFMFPTVKLTAKDVESSWTGVRPLIHEEGKDPSEISRKDEVFRSESGLFTIAGGKLTGYRKMADKVVTMVAEELSQETGRQFAACTTDGIEYSGGKFGGSANFQSFLEEKTREGVSLGLSEARANQLAHRYGTNIDVVYDILRRYDDDADAASLSPEVYATLVYGLEYEAVVTPSDFFVRRTGSLYFDIDFVRRWKEPVLSFMSVWYGWSEAEAARYRDELDERIEEATVAV